The Rhodocytophaga rosea genome has a segment encoding these proteins:
- a CDS encoding circadian clock KaiB family protein, with protein MDQHEPEGFEESLGNSAQDIYILRLYITGMTPNSKRAVENVKQICEQYLPGRYELEVIDIYQQPTLAQQEQIIAAPTLIKKLPGPLRRLIGDMSNTEKVLIGLDLKSK; from the coding sequence ATGGATCAACACGAACCAGAAGGATTTGAAGAGTCATTAGGTAATTCAGCACAAGATATATATATTCTCCGTTTATACATCACCGGCATGACGCCCAATTCCAAACGGGCTGTAGAAAATGTAAAACAGATTTGTGAACAGTATCTGCCAGGAAGGTATGAACTGGAAGTGATTGATATTTACCAGCAGCCGACACTTGCCCAGCAAGAACAGATTATTGCGGCTCCCACACTTATTAAAAAACTTCCGGGTCCGTTACGTAGATTAATTGGAGATATGTCTAACACAGAAAAAGTGCTGATTGGCCTTGATTTAAAATCTAAATAG